The genome window TCTGGTTCAGACTTGTTTCCGGCATTTTATGTGTATCACAAAGATAATGAGAACATAAAAATATTTTTGCTAGGAGCAGCGGAGGGTATTGCCAAGAAAGCCCAGGAAAAAATCAACCAAAAAATTGGTAGAGAAATAGTGGTTGAAGCACTTTCTCCTTCTTTTGGATTTGAGAAAAATGAGGAAGAGTGTGAGGCAATAATCGACGCGATAAATAAATCGGGAGCTACAGTTCTGGCCATTGGAGTGGGAGCGCCCAAGCAAGAGAAGTGGCTGGTTAAATATAGGAGCAAATTCACACACGTCAAAGTTTTCTTAGCAGTAGGCGCAACCATTGATTTTGAAGCTGGTTGCAAAGCAAGATCTCCTAAATGGATGAGTGAAGTTGGCATAGAATGGGTGTACCGGCTGTTAAGCGAACCGAGAAGGTTGTGGAGAAGATATT of Microcoleus sp. bin38.metabat.b11b12b14.051 contains these proteins:
- a CDS encoding WecB/TagA/CpsF family glycosyltransferase; this encodes MNTVNLLNVSIDNLSITELFEKLDSEGGVVFTPNVDHLIKLQYDRDFYEAYNTSSYRVCDSQILMYASKFLGTPLKEKISGSDLFPAFYVYHKDNENIKIFLLGAAEGIAKKAQEKINQKIGREIVVEALSPSFGFEKNEEECEAIIDAINKSGATVLAIGVGAPKQEKWLVKYRSKFTHVKVFLAVGATIDFEAGCKARSPKWMSEVGIEWVYRLLSEPRRLWRRYLIEGLPFFRLILEQKLGFYKMPFVDSKSTSLEWEGGS